In the genome of Pseudomonadota bacterium, one region contains:
- a CDS encoding SDR family NAD(P)-dependent oxidoreductase has product MADETNGVALIVGAGAGLGGGLGRRFAAADMGVALASRNEDNATRLAGEVAKVAGSTVRGYGCDATNAEDVTDLFDSVTNDLGDPDVVVYNASGFLMKSVLEIDPDELAEQWEVTCLGGFLIGREAARRMVERENGGTIIFTGATACYKGSANFAGFAVGKFGLRALAQSMARELGPRGVHVALVNIDGEINGPHHAHEIEDRGVDAFLDTDAIAETYYALHRQHPTAWTHELDLRPAIEKW; this is encoded by the coding sequence ATGGCGGATGAAACGAACGGCGTCGCGTTGATCGTCGGCGCGGGCGCCGGTTTAGGTGGCGGCCTGGGCCGGCGGTTTGCCGCCGCCGACATGGGCGTGGCGTTGGCGTCGCGCAACGAGGATAACGCGACACGGCTGGCCGGCGAAGTCGCCAAGGTCGCCGGCAGCACCGTGCGCGGTTATGGCTGCGACGCGACCAATGCCGAGGATGTCACCGACCTCTTCGACAGCGTGACGAACGATCTCGGCGATCCCGATGTCGTCGTCTACAACGCCAGCGGTTTCCTGATGAAGTCGGTGTTGGAGATCGATCCCGACGAACTCGCCGAACAGTGGGAGGTCACCTGTCTGGGCGGGTTCCTGATCGGGCGCGAAGCCGCGCGCCGCATGGTCGAACGCGAGAACGGCGGCACGATCATCTTCACCGGCGCAACCGCCTGCTACAAAGGCTCAGCCAACTTTGCCGGCTTCGCCGTCGGCAAGTTCGGCCTGCGCGCGCTCGCCCAAAGCATGGCGCGGGAGTTGGGACCGCGTGGCGTGCACGTGGCGCTGGTCAACATCGACGGCGAGATCAACGGCCCGCACCACGCCCACGAGATCGAGGACCGCGGCGTCGATGCCTTCCTGGATACGGATGCGATCGCGGAGACGTACTACGCGCTTCACCGCCAGCATCCGACCGCGTGGACCCACGAACTGGATCTGAGGCCCGCGATCGAAAAATGGTGA
- a CDS encoding carboxylate-amine ligase has protein sequence MSPQPPSLTIGVEEEYLLIDIETGDLATDPPEELLETCVAELGDCVSHEFLRAQIEVGTKVCGSMEEVREDLKRLRGGVADVAARFGLAPIAASTHPYADWQNQVHTHVDRYDGMVHDLQGVIQRMLICGMHVHIGVEDEDFRVDVINQARYFLPHLLCLTASSPFWQGRDMGLKVYRLAVFDSLPRTGLPDPIPSWGEYQRMIDQMTSAGLVQDGTKIWWDLRPSARYPTVEMRICDTCSLLEDAIAVAALFRCIVSLLYRLRATNQRWREYSNMLIQENRWLAQRYGAEAKLVDFGKRSLVPLADLVDELAELVSEDAEALDCIAEIERARQITREGTSADRQLACFAANGGYDDPDRAFHAVVDQLRVETLAGCA, from the coding sequence ATGAGCCCGCAACCGCCTAGCCTGACGATCGGTGTCGAAGAGGAGTATCTCTTGATCGACATCGAGACCGGCGATCTGGCGACCGACCCGCCGGAGGAACTGCTCGAGACCTGCGTGGCGGAACTTGGCGATTGCGTCAGCCATGAGTTTTTGCGCGCGCAGATCGAAGTCGGCACCAAGGTCTGTGGCTCCATGGAGGAGGTGCGCGAGGACCTCAAGCGGCTGCGCGGCGGCGTCGCCGATGTCGCCGCGCGCTTCGGCCTGGCGCCGATCGCCGCGTCGACACACCCCTATGCCGACTGGCAGAACCAGGTGCACACCCATGTCGATCGCTATGACGGCATGGTGCATGACCTGCAGGGCGTGATACAGCGCATGCTGATCTGTGGCATGCATGTGCACATCGGGGTCGAAGACGAGGATTTCCGCGTCGATGTGATCAATCAGGCGCGCTATTTCCTGCCGCACCTGTTGTGCCTGACCGCGTCGTCGCCGTTTTGGCAGGGCCGCGACATGGGGCTGAAGGTCTATCGCCTCGCCGTGTTCGATAGTCTGCCGCGCACCGGTTTGCCCGATCCAATTCCAAGCTGGGGCGAGTATCAGCGCATGATCGACCAGATGACTAGTGCCGGCCTCGTGCAGGACGGCACCAAGATCTGGTGGGACCTGCGCCCCAGCGCGCGCTACCCGACAGTCGAAATGAGAATCTGCGACACCTGTTCGTTGCTTGAAGACGCGATCGCGGTCGCGGCGCTGTTCCGCTGCATCGTCAGTCTGCTCTACCGGCTACGCGCCACCAACCAGCGCTGGCGCGAGTACTCGAACATGCTGATCCAGGAGAACCGCTGGCTGGCGCAACGTTATGGTGCCGAGGCCAAGCTGGTCGATTTCGGCAAGCGAAGCCTGGTGCCGTTGGCGGACCTGGTCGACGAACTGGCGGAGTTGGTCAGCGAGGACGCGGAGGCCTTGGACTGCATCGCCGAGATCGAACGCGCGCGCCAGATCACCCGCGAAGGCACCAGCGCCGACCGCCAACTCGCCTGTTTTGCCGCCAATGGCGGCTATGACGATCCCGACCGCGCGTTCCATGCCGTCGTGGACCAGCTGCGGGTGGAAACGCTTGCCGGTTGTGCTTGA
- a CDS encoding DUF1244 domain-containing protein, translated as MDEKTQTEIEAAVFRRLRDHFQRHPEVQNIELMNLADFCRNCLSKWYRAAAEERGVEIDYDQAREVVYGMPYGDYKAKYQEKASEEAMATFQEGEKRRAAEAAARGEEY; from the coding sequence ATGGATGAGAAGACACAAACCGAGATCGAGGCTGCCGTGTTCCGGCGCCTGCGCGATCATTTTCAGCGCCATCCGGAGGTGCAGAACATCGAGCTCATGAACCTCGCCGATTTCTGCCGCAACTGTCTGTCCAAGTGGTACCGCGCCGCCGCCGAGGAGCGCGGTGTGGAAATTGATTACGACCAGGCGCGCGAGGTCGTCTATGGCATGCCCTATGGCGACTACAAGGCGAAGTATCAGGAGAAAGCGTCCGAGGAGGCGATGGCGACGTTCCAGGAAGGCGAGAAACGCCGCGCCGCCGAAGCCGCCGCCCGCGGCGAGGAGTATTAG
- a CDS encoding N-formylglutamate amidohydrolase has translation MSTVIRDGFTDAGEAGDPLLGPDDPPAYEILNPRGKAPVVFLCDHASNRVPLALDNLGLSQEQLDGHIGWDIGAAEVTRRLSAHFDAPAVMAGYSRLVIDCNRQLDDFESILPVSDGIDIPGNQSLTEAERALRTEACFWPYHQAAAAVIEGVEARGATPPVIMMHSFTPAMGHAPRPWHIGILWDRDDRISAPLMHYLHARGDLVVGDNEPYTAASPHGYSLPVHAAGQGRPNVQIELRQDLVSDKAGLARWTEIMIEGFEPILADQDLYRRHG, from the coding sequence ATGAGCACAGTTATTCGCGACGGTTTCACCGACGCCGGGGAAGCCGGCGATCCGCTACTTGGCCCCGATGACCCGCCAGCCTATGAGATCCTGAATCCCAGGGGAAAGGCGCCGGTCGTCTTCCTGTGCGACCATGCCAGCAATCGTGTGCCCTTGGCACTCGATAACCTTGGGCTCAGCCAGGAACAGCTTGATGGCCATATTGGCTGGGATATCGGCGCGGCCGAAGTTACGCGCCGGCTGTCCGCGCATTTTGACGCGCCGGCAGTGATGGCCGGTTACTCGCGGCTGGTGATCGACTGCAACCGCCAGCTCGATGATTTCGAATCGATTCTGCCCGTCAGCGACGGCATCGACATCCCCGGTAACCAGAGCCTCACGGAGGCGGAGAGAGCGCTCAGGACGGAGGCCTGCTTTTGGCCTTATCATCAGGCTGCGGCAGCGGTGATCGAGGGGGTCGAGGCGCGCGGGGCGACGCCGCCGGTAATCATGATGCACAGCTTCACACCAGCGATGGGGCACGCGCCCCGCCCGTGGCATATCGGCATCCTGTGGGACCGCGACGACCGTATCTCCGCGCCCTTGATGCACTACCTGCACGCACGTGGCGATCTGGTGGTCGGCGACAACGAGCCCTACACGGCTGCCTCGCCCCACGGTTATTCCCTGCCGGTGCATGCCGCCGGCCAGGGCCGGCCGAACGTGCAGATCGAGCTGCGCCAGGATCTGGTCAGCGACAAGGCGGGCCTGGCGCGTTGGACCGAGATCATGATCGAGGGTTTCGAGCCTATACTGGCAGACCAGGATCTCTACCGCCGCCACGGATAG
- a CDS encoding indolepyruvate ferredoxin oxidoreductase family protein — translation MTLADVALDDRYALDKGRVLMSGTHALVRLPMLQHARDRAAGLNTGAYVTGYRGSPLGAIDMALWQAGRFADDAGIRFNPGVNEDLAATAVWGTQQTHLFDDATVDGVFALFYAKGPGIDRSGDALKHGNTAGTSPHGGVLVLAGDDHTCKSSTSAHQSEFALVDAMIPILHPAGVQEFLDLGLHGWAMSRFSGLWTGFMLVSETVDTTATVEIDPARVQVTLPRDVALPPEGVHLRLPDDALAKEERLHRYKLDLATAYVRANGLDQKIFGRADARLGIVTTGKSYLDVRQALDEIGLTPGLAEEMGLALYKVAMPWPLEPDGIAAFAAGLDTVLVVEEKRALIEPQIRDQLYHLPDGKRPLVIGKKDEAGATILPSWDELSPAMIGDVIAGRLARFGIGGELAERAARLNQKLSAGRGDAAPISRIPYFCSGCPHSSSTRVPDGSQAFAGIGCHYLVQSMDRETLTFTQMGAEGANWNGLFPFRETNHVFVNIGDGTYVHSGSLAIRAAVSAGVNVTYKILYNDAVAMTGGQAPEGHPTVPQITHQLYGEGVRRIAVVTDEPGKYPADAGFAKGVSVHDRKELDAVQRGLREVKGVSALIYDQVCATEKRRRRKRGLMADPDKRVFINEAVCEGCGDCGLTSNCLSVQPVETAFGRKRQIDQSSCNKDFTCVDGFCPSFVTVEGAAVRKPAAATIDPALFENLPEPELPDLARPWSILIAGVGGTGVVTIAQVLGMAAHLEGKGVAVLDQIGLAQKYGGVTSNVRIAAEPGGLFASKIGVGGTDLLLGCDLVQAASADVIARLGDDRSNAIVNSHETPTGDFTRQPDAPLYGDLLRARIEKACGGDHTRFDDTAALGTALFGDSIVSNIMLLGLAYQMGVVPLSAEAIERAVALNGTAIDLNIAAFRTGRLLGHAPEKVMKLAEAARPALPHRHVPDTLDELMALHKRHLSAYQNAAYAERYAELVQKVRAAEAKALPGHDDLTQAVASSYAKLLAYKDEYEVARLYGDRAFARQLAQTFDGDAKLHVHLAPPLLARTDTATGRPEKRKFGPWILPVFGVLARMKGLRGTALDPFGHSAERKMERRLISDFEADIALILDRLDAGNHALAAELAALPLTMRGFGPVKQANVEKAEARRPALRDALAHGGVAAAEAAQ, via the coding sequence TCCGGTTCAATCCCGGGGTCAACGAGGATCTGGCGGCGACGGCGGTCTGGGGGACGCAGCAGACGCATCTGTTCGACGACGCCACCGTCGACGGCGTCTTCGCCCTATTCTACGCCAAGGGGCCGGGCATCGACCGGTCGGGCGATGCGCTGAAGCACGGCAACACGGCGGGCACCTCGCCCCATGGCGGCGTCCTGGTGCTGGCCGGCGACGACCATACCTGCAAGTCCTCGACCTCGGCGCACCAAAGCGAGTTTGCGCTGGTCGACGCCATGATCCCGATCCTACACCCAGCGGGCGTCCAGGAGTTCCTGGATCTCGGCCTGCACGGCTGGGCGATGTCGCGGTTCTCAGGGCTCTGGACCGGCTTCATGCTGGTGTCGGAGACGGTCGACACGACGGCGACGGTCGAGATCGACCCCGCGCGGGTCCAGGTCACCCTGCCGCGTGATGTGGCCCTGCCGCCGGAAGGCGTCCACCTGCGCCTGCCCGACGACGCGCTCGCCAAGGAAGAACGCTTGCACCGCTATAAGCTCGACCTGGCGACCGCCTATGTGCGCGCCAACGGGCTCGACCAGAAGATCTTCGGGCGGGCCGACGCCCGGCTCGGCATCGTGACGACGGGGAAGTCCTATCTGGACGTCCGCCAGGCGCTCGACGAGATCGGGCTCACGCCGGGGCTCGCCGAGGAGATGGGCCTGGCGCTCTACAAGGTCGCCATGCCGTGGCCGCTGGAGCCCGACGGGATCGCGGCGTTTGCCGCCGGCCTCGACACGGTCCTGGTGGTCGAGGAGAAACGCGCGCTGATCGAACCGCAGATCCGCGACCAGCTCTATCACCTGCCCGACGGCAAACGCCCGCTCGTCATCGGCAAGAAGGACGAGGCGGGCGCCACCATCCTGCCGTCCTGGGACGAGCTGTCGCCGGCCATGATCGGCGATGTCATCGCCGGGCGGCTGGCGCGCTTCGGCATCGGCGGCGAACTCGCCGAACGCGCGGCGCGGCTCAACCAGAAACTCAGCGCCGGCCGGGGCGACGCCGCGCCGATTTCGCGCATCCCCTATTTCTGTTCGGGCTGCCCGCATTCGTCCTCGACCCGGGTGCCCGACGGCAGCCAGGCCTTTGCCGGCATCGGCTGCCACTATCTCGTCCAGTCCATGGACCGCGAGACCCTGACCTTCACCCAGATGGGCGCGGAGGGCGCCAACTGGAACGGGCTCTTCCCGTTCCGCGAAACCAACCACGTCTTCGTCAATATCGGCGACGGCACCTATGTGCATTCCGGCTCGCTCGCGATCCGCGCGGCGGTCTCGGCCGGCGTCAATGTCACCTACAAGATCCTCTATAACGACGCCGTCGCCATGACCGGCGGCCAGGCGCCCGAGGGCCACCCGACGGTGCCGCAGATCACGCATCAGCTTTATGGCGAGGGCGTCCGGCGCATCGCCGTCGTCACCGACGAGCCCGGCAAGTACCCGGCCGACGCCGGCTTCGCCAAGGGCGTTAGCGTGCACGACAGGAAGGAGCTCGACGCCGTGCAGCGCGGCCTGCGCGAGGTGAAGGGCGTCTCGGCGCTGATTTACGATCAGGTCTGCGCGACGGAGAAACGCCGGCGGCGCAAGCGCGGGCTGATGGCCGACCCGGACAAGCGCGTCTTCATCAACGAAGCGGTGTGCGAGGGCTGCGGCGATTGCGGCCTCACCTCCAACTGCCTATCGGTCCAGCCGGTCGAGACGGCGTTCGGCCGGAAGCGCCAGATCGACCAGTCCTCGTGCAACAAGGACTTCACCTGCGTCGACGGCTTCTGCCCCAGCTTCGTGACGGTCGAAGGCGCCGCCGTCCGTAAACCCGCCGCCGCCACCATCGACCCCGCGCTCTTCGAAAACCTGCCCGAGCCCGAGCTGCCGGACCTCGCGCGGCCGTGGTCGATCCTGATCGCCGGTGTCGGCGGCACCGGCGTTGTCACCATCGCGCAGGTGCTGGGCATGGCGGCCCACCTGGAAGGCAAAGGCGTCGCCGTGCTCGATCAGATCGGGCTGGCGCAGAAATACGGCGGCGTCACCAGCAACGTGCGCATCGCCGCCGAACCGGGCGGTCTCTTTGCCTCGAAGATCGGCGTCGGCGGCACGGACCTCCTGCTCGGCTGCGACCTCGTGCAGGCAGCCAGCGCCGATGTCATCGCGCGCTTAGGCGACGACCGCAGCAACGCCATCGTCAACAGCCACGAAACGCCGACCGGCGACTTCACCCGCCAGCCCGACGCCCCGCTCTACGGCGACCTCCTGCGCGCGCGCATCGAAAAAGCGTGCGGCGGCGACCACACCCGCTTCGACGATACGGCCGCGCTGGGCACCGCGCTCTTCGGCGACAGCATTGTCAGCAACATCATGCTGCTGGGGCTCGCCTATCAGATGGGTGTGGTGCCGCTGTCGGCCGAGGCGATCGAGCGCGCGGTGGCGCTCAACGGCACGGCGATCGATCTCAACATCGCCGCGTTCCGCACCGGACGTCTGTTGGGCCACGCGCCCGAGAAGGTCATGAAACTTGCCGAGGCCGCGCGCCCGGCGCTGCCCCACCGCCACGTGCCGGATACCTTGGACGAGCTGATGGCGCTCCATAAGCGCCACCTATCCGCCTATCAGAACGCCGCCTATGCGGAGCGCTATGCCGAACTCGTCCAGAAGGTCCGTGCCGCCGAGGCGAAGGCCCTGCCCGGCCACGACGATCTGACCCAGGCGGTCGCCAGCAGCTACGCCAAGTTGCTCGCCTATAAGGACGAGTATGAGGTCGCGCGGCTTTATGGCGACCGCGCTTTCGCGCGCCAACTCGCCCAGACGTTCGACGGCGACGCGAAGCTTCACGTCCATCTGGCGCCGCCGCTTCTGGCGCGCACGGACACGGCGACCGGCCGACCCGAAAAGCGCAAGTTCGGGCCGTGGATCCTGCCGGTCTTCGGCGTGCTGGCACGGATGAAGGGCCTGCGCGGCACCGCCCTCGACCCCTTCGGCCACAGCGCGGAGCGCAAGATGGAGCGCCGGCTTATCAGCGACTTCGAGGCCGACATCGCGCTGATCCTGGACCGGCTTGACGCCGGCAACCACGCGCTTGCCGCCGAACTTGCCGCCCTGCCCCTGACCATGCGCGGTTTCGGTCCAGTCAAGCAGGCCAATGTTGAAAAGGCGGAAGCGCGCCGGCCGGCCTTGCGCGACGCGCTCGCTCATGGTGGTGTTGCAGCAGCGGAAGCCGCGCAATAA